A window of the Brassica napus cultivar Da-Ae chromosome C5, Da-Ae, whole genome shotgun sequence genome harbors these coding sequences:
- the LOC125587289 gene encoding uncharacterized protein LOC125587289: MGPKLDELKEALAFCPLWSFEKRKWLGLLLLQAMGVYCLHHNSRILFESAITVFDDEAMGSYPWGQTAYEVLIDYIKTLVPEGGSYTISGMTVALLIWAYESIACFGENFGRVVNNEDVMLLQWGGKRTRASFDNLLAAEIKEHGEVRVRIMVLKDSTEEMFPKWSGEPDDPQLVSLITYIHEGKVAATEKGSSEEEGSKDLENKATLATIVSTLENISRKFDQIDSWFDAYELERNRPLTDQKTIDDMVKALVEERLKEFYKDTWVKRTLAEEFDKDTWVKRNLAEEFGSVAKATDLNFVYVSPSKATKDDKDAKVPAYGRGCRGRRTVKDEDVADKKKAVQAEAALKRKEKDDAKTKEAELKKQKLDTECAVTNDEVLAEENKFSPESDVENQKVVRSAVVKEYREKHVHLSPKGFSLTAVSSPPVFSYIGDDGTTCMRKNVKPSSAIYDSLAPVDPVLFEKLMQHIKETPPKPPAPVDKPAVLSADHESDFYSILIHERPWPEKEYGWVFDNISL, encoded by the exons ATGGGACCCAAGTTAGATGAACTGAAGGAAGCATTAGCGTTCTGTCCGCTTTGGAGTTTTGAAAAGCGTAAGTGGTTGGGTCTGCTACTTCTTCAAGCCATGGGAGTCTATTGTTTGCATCACAATTCAAGGATACTTTTTGAAAGTGCAATAACGGTATTCGACGATGAAGCCATGGGGTCGTATCCATGGGGTCAGACTGCATACGAAGTTCTCATTGACTATATTAAAACATTGGTTCCAGAAGGAGGGTCATACACAATAAGCGGCATGACCGTCGCGTTATTGATTTGGGCGTATGAATCCATCGCCTGCTTCGGTGAGAATTTTGGGAGAGTGGTGAATAATGAAGACGTTATGCTTTTGCAATGGGGTGGAAAGCGTACACGTGCAAGTTTTGATAACTTGTTGGCTGCCGAAATCAAAGAGCATGGCGAG GTGCGTGTGAGGATAATGGTTTTGAAAGACTCAACTGAAGAGATGTTTCCTAAATGGTCGGGTGAACCTGACGACCCACAACTCGTTAGCTTGATAACATACATACATGAAG GTAAAGTTGCTGCAACGGAAAAGGGTTCTAGCGAGGAGGAAGGTAGCAAAGATTTGGAGAACAAAGCGACTCTGGCGACCATTGTGAGTACTCTGGAGAATATTTCCAGAAAATTTGATCAGATTGACTCATGGTTTGACGCTTACGAGTTAGAACGGAACAGACCATTGACGGACCAGAAGACCATTGATGACATGGTGAAAGCTTTAGTGGAGGAGCGTCTGAAA GAGTTTTATAAGGATACATGGGTGAAAAGGACTTTGGCTGAGGAGTTTGATAAGGATACATGGGTGAAAAGGAATTTGGCTGAGGAGTTTGGTAGTGTCGCTAAAGCTACTGATCTTAATTTCGTATATGTTTCTCCTTCAAAGGCTACTAAGGATGATAAGGATGCTAAGGTTCCAGCCTATGGACGCGGCTGCAGGGGCAGGCGTACTGTAAAGGATGAGGATGTCGCTGATAAGAAAAAAGCAGTGCAGGCAGAGGCTGCgttgaagaggaaggagaaggatGACGCTAAGACAAAAGAGGCTGAGTTAAAGAAGCAAAAactg GACACTGAATGTGCTGTGACGAACGACGAAGTTCTTGCGGAAGAGAACAAATTTTCGCCAGAGTCTGATGTCGAGAACCAGAAAGTGGTTAGATCTGCCGTAGTAAAGGAATATCGGGAGAAACATGTTCATTTATCTCCAAAAGGGTTTTCATTGACGGCAGTTTCTTCACCACCAGTTTTTTCGTACATTGGAGACGATGGAACGACGTGCATGAGGAAGAATGTTAAGCCTTCATCAGCAATATATGACTCTCTAGCACCTGTTGATCCGGTGCTATTCGAAAAACTGATGCAACACATTAAGGAAACTCCACCCAAACCACCAGCACCAGTAGATAAACCAGCAGTCCTCTCAGCTGATCATGAGAGTGACTTCTACAGCATACTCATCCATGAAAGACCGTGGCCGGAAAAGGAATATGGATGGGTGTTTGATAATATAAGTCTTTag
- the LOC111204139 gene encoding uncharacterized protein At1g43920, Chloroplastic-like, giving the protein MGEIINPVRDSSSILFDLILKNLDSHLSFFEYRMMSSGCEDSSVNAMGIRGIPEQCGCGRRTGIYTSKTKVNPGRTFFRCPKFQNDHLYKWVDEAVYEEVQDALPKVECFASDVMKIKMEIESMKTVEEDLKEDVRKASNELKKLNVIMKVGFSVVCLGVVICLVLIMFDKADGLSMNSY; this is encoded by the exons ATGGGCGAAATCATAAATCCAGTTCGCGATTCAAGCTCGATTCTCTTCGATCTCATCCTTAAGAATCTCGATTCTCATCTCTCCTTCTTCGAGTATCGCATGATGAGTTCGGGTTGTGAGGATTCGTCTGTGAATGCGATGGGAATTCGTGGTATCCCGGAGCAATGCGGTTGTGGTCGAAGAACTGGGATATACACATCAAAAACGAAGGTCAATCCAGGAAGAACTTTCTTTAGATGCCCAaagtttcaaaat GACCACTTGTATAAATGGGTAGATGAAGCTGTCTACGAAGAGGTTCAAGATGCATTGCCAAAAGTTGAATGCTTTGCATCAGAtgttatgaaaattaaaatggaGATCGAAAGCATGAAAACCGTGGAGGAAGACTTGAAAGAAGATGTCAGGAAGGCGAGCAATGAACTTAAGAAGCTGAATGTGATCATGAAAGTGGGTTTTTCGGTGGTTTGTTTAGGCGTTGTGATATGTCTTGTGTTGATCATGTTTGACAAAGCAGATGGGTTGTCTATGAATAGCTACTAG
- the LOC125586943 gene encoding protein CYPRO4-like translates to MGTSQSREDRISDSDTDSDSDYYHEEEDDDQHGDTDVSKKQGSSSASGSKPSSDSSTHEIEQKLSALKLKYPSSSSETPKIKNAVKLYRHIGGNTPKAKWITAEKLTSYKFVKTSSLEGEDLDDYDDGEESNEKGESFWFLGVGSKVKARVSSDMQLKMFADQRRVDFVSNGVWALKFLTDEDYRRFVTRFQDYLFENVFMVKASEESKMKVYGKDFIGWANPEAADDSMWEDAEGPPEEEVEVDEKDRDLTEEFEEVANGGVQSLALGALENSFLVNDSGVQVYRNMDRGIHGKGVCVRFDGGRAGSSSQTTPNKALLMRAETNMMLMSPAKQGKPNTSGVKQLDIESGKIVTEWQFEKDGTEITMRDITNDTKGSQLDPSESTFLGLDDNRLCQWDMRDKRGIVQNIDSPVLEWTQGHQFSRGTNFQCFASTGDGSIVVGSRDGKIRLYSKTSMRMAKTAFPGLGSPVTHVDVSYDGKWILGTTDTYLVLICTLFTDKDGRTKTGFSGRMGNKIPAPRLLKLTPLDSHLAGKDNKFHGAHFSWVTESGKQERHIVATVGKFSVIWDLERVKNSAHECYRNQQGLKSCYCYKILLKDESIVESRFMHDRFSFSGNKSPEAPLVVATPQKVSSISLSGR, encoded by the exons ATGGGTACTTCTCAGAGTCGCGAAGATCGGATCTCCGATTCCGATACTGATTCTGATTCAGACTACTAccacgaagaagaagatgatgatcaGCACGGAGACACCGACGTCTCGAAAAAGCAAGGATCTTCGTCCGCCTCTGGTTCGAAACCCTCTTCCGATTCATCGACTCACGAAATCGAGCAGAAGCTGAGCGCCTTGAAGCTGAAATacccatcatcatcatcggaAACCCCCAAGATCAAAAACGCGGTGAAGCTTTACCGCCACATCGGTGGAAACACGCCCAAGGCGAAATGGATCACCGCTGAGAAACTCACATCTTACAAGTTCGTCAAAACGTCGTCGTTAGAAGGAGAGGACCTTGATGATTACGACGACGGTGAAGAATCAAACGAGAAAGGTGAGTCCTTTTGGTTTCTTGGCGTTGGTTCCAAGGTCAAAGCTAGGGTTTCGAGTGATATGCAGTTGAAGATGTTTGCGGATCAGCGTAGGGTTGATTTCGTGAGTAACGGTGTCTGGGCTTTGAAGTTCTTGACGGATGAGGATTACAGGAGGTTCGTTACTAGGTTCCAGGACTATCTCTTTGAGAATGTGTTTATGGTTAAAGCCTCTGAGGAGAGTAAGATGAAAGTTTATGGGAAGGATTTCATCGGTTGGGCTAACCCTGAAGCTGCTGATGATTCCATGTGGGAGGACGCTGAAGGTCCACCTGAGGAGGAGGTGGAAGTTGATGAGAAAGATAGGGACTTGACTGAAGAGTTTGAAGAGGTGGCTAACGGTGGAGTGCAGAGTTTGGCTTTAGGAGCTTTGGAGAATTCGTTTCTTGTGAATGATTCAGGTGTTCAGGTTTACAGGAATATGGACCGTGGGATTCATGGGAAAGGCGTGTGCGTTAGGTTTGATGGTGGAAGAGCTGGTTCGTCAAGCCAGACGACACCTAACAAGGCGCTTTTGATGAGGGCGGAGACTAATATGATGCTGATGAGTCCTGCTAAGCAAGGGAAGCCAAACACGAGCGGTGTGAAGCAGCTTGATATCGAGTCGGGGAAGATTGTCACGGAATGGCAGTTTGAGAAAGACGGGACTGAGATCACGATGAGAGACATAACGAATGATACTAAAGGCTCGCAGCTAGATCCATCAGAGTCCACGTTTTTGGGGTTGGATGATAATAGGTTGTGTCAGTGGGACATGAGGGACAAGAGGGGTATAGTGCAGAACATCGACTCGCCCGTTTTGGAATGGACTCAAGGGCATCAGTTTTCTAGAGGAACTAACTTCCAGTGCTTTGCTAGTACTGGAGATGGGTCGATCGTTGTGGGATCGCGTGATGGGAAGATAAGGCTGTACTCGAAGACCTCTATGAGAATGGCTAAGACTGCTTTCCCAGGGCTTGGTTCGCCGGTGACACATGTGGACGTGTCTTATGATGGGAAATGGATCTTGGGGACGACAGATACGTACTTGGTTCTTATATGCACCCTTTTCACTGACAAAGATGGTCGGACCAAAACAGGTTTTAGCGGAAGGATGGGGAACAAGATACCAGCTCCTAGGCTGCTGAAGCTAACGCCATTAGATTCACACTTGGCAGGGAAAGATAACAAGTTTCACGGCGCGCACTTCTCATGG GTAACTGAGAGCGGGAAGCAAGAGAGGCACATCGTAGCAACAGTGGGGAAGTTCAGTGTGATATGGGACTTGGAACGGGTGAAGAACAGTGCGCACGAGTGCTATAGGAACCAGCAAGGGCTTAAGAGCTGTTACTGCTACAAGATCTTGTTGAAGGATGAGTCAATCGTTGAGAGCCGTTTCATGCACGATAGATTCTCTTTCTCTGGTAACAAATCTCCAGAAGCTCCACTTGTGGTTGCCACTCCTCAGAAAGTCAGCTCCATTAGCCTCTCTGGGAGATGA
- the LOC111204140 gene encoding uncharacterized protein LOC111204140, producing the protein MGMAGFTVALMMIGMIISPCVYGKEFSDHQEIKVERLLKQLNKHALISIKSEDGDIIDCVPIHSQPAFDHPLLKNHIIQMKPSFIPESTSTYTKKKINATQAWHKNGRCPKNTVPIRRIKKEDILRSKSIKSYGKKTTPSSPQATTFDPSKGHEYAVMNSMNGTFFGTQFSVNIWKPEVQVADEFSLAQTWLVSGVGTTRNTIEAGLQVYPRIYGDNNLRLFVYWTADGYQSTGCYNNACSGFVQRSNLITVGGTYTTVSEYDGDQYDLSMLIWKDGENWWLKVGEELVGYWPGKLFNSLGDGATIVQWGGEIVNLETGGKHTTTDMGSGHFADEGFKKSSYFRNLMTIDETNTLIEPQGVYPTTRHDNCYNIKAGDAGSSWGVNFFYGGPGQNERCP; encoded by the exons ATGGGAATGGCTGGTTTCACAGTAGCACTGATGATGATAGGAATGATAATATCTCCTTGTGTCTATGGAAAAGAGTTCTCCGATCACCAGGAAATCAAAGTAGAAAGACTTTTGAAGCAGCTCAACAAGCATGCTCTTATATCCATAAAG AGCGAAGATGGTGATATAATAGATTGTGTTCCAATACATAGTCAACCAGCTTTTGATCATCCTCTGCTTAAAAACCACATCATCCAG ATGAAACCGAGCTTTATACCCGAAAGTACGTCTACTTAcaccaagaaaaaaataaacgcTACTCAGGCGTGGCACAAGAATGGAAGATGCCCTAAAAATACAGTTCCGATAAGAAGAATAAAGAAAGAAGATATCTTGCGATCAAAATCCATCAAGAGTTATGGGAAGAAGACGACTCCAAGCAGCCCTCAAGCTACTACGTTTGATCCAAGTAAAGGCCATGAG TACGCGGTCATGAATTCCATGAACGGAACGTTTTTCGGGACACAATTTTCAGTAAATATCTGGAAACCAGAAGTTCAAGTTGCCGATGAGTTCAGCTTGGCCCAGACTTGGCTCGTGTCTGGAGTGGGCACTACTCGTAACACAATTGAAGCTGGTTTGCAG GTTTATCCAAGAATATATGGTGATAATAATCTAAGACTATTTGTTTACTGGACA gCCGATGGATACCAAAGTACAGGGTGCTACAACAACGCATGCTCAGGTTTCGTTCAAAGGAGCAATCTTATCACTGTAGGTGGAACCTACACCACCGTCTCAGAATACGACGGAGATCAATACGACCTCTCCATGCTTATATGGAAG GATGGCGAAAACTGGTGGCTAAAGGTCGGTGAAGAGCTTGTGGGGTACTGGCCTGGCAAGTTATTCAATTCTCTAGGAGATGGAGCTACCATAGTTCAATGGGGAGGTGAAATCGTTAACTTGGAGACTGGTGGGAAACACACGACCACGGACATGGGAAGTGGGCATTTTGCAGATGAAGGTTTTAAGAAATCGAGCTATTTCAGGAATCTTATGACAATCGATGAAACCAATACTCTGATAGAACCACAAGGCGTTTACCCCACGACTCGTCATGATAACTGTTACAACATTAAAGCAGGGGATGCTGGAAGTTCCTGGGGGGTTAATTTCTTCTACGGTGGCCCTGGCCAGAACGAGAGATGCCCTTGA